A stretch of Besnoitia besnoiti strain Bb-Ger1 chromosome III, whole genome shotgun sequence DNA encodes these proteins:
- a CDS encoding cold-shock DNA-binding domain-containing protein (encoded by transcript BESB_050490): MAVSRGTCKWFDSKKGYGFITAEDGSDLFVHQSEIRAEGFRNLAEGEPVEFIVQTGNDGRKKAVNVTGPNGSCVQGDNRRQAGRFGGNDGDHGSEYSRRGGGTGSYSGGHYGGSYEHERHGGDFGGRAY; the protein is encoded by the exons ATGGCAGTGTCACGTGGGACCTGTAAGTGGTTCGACTCGAAAAAG GGTTACGGCTTCATTACGGCCGAAGATGGATCAGATCTGTTCGTTCACCAGTCGGAGATCCGAGCAGAGGGGTTTCGGAACCTCGCCGAAGGCGAGCCTGTGGAATTCATCGTGCAGACGGGAAATGACGGCCGCAAGAAAGCTGTGAACGTCACGGGACCCAACGGATCTTGCGTGCAA GGAGATAATCGGCGGCAGGCAGGACGTTTTGGCGGGAATGATGGCGACCACGGCAGTGAATACTCACGCAGAGGAGGTGGGACAGGCAGCTACAGCGGTGGTCACTACGGAGGCAGCTACGAACACGAGAGACATGGCGGAGATTTCGGCGGACGTGCATACTGA
- a CDS encoding putative tRNA (guanine(26)-N(2))-dimethyltransferase (encoded by transcript BESB_050500) yields the protein MARPAAAADAATATASPHGHRRCEDETQTSSDFIREGLVRIMSTGDNEVFYNPVQVFNRDLSIMVIKVFALQQRQEIQRRGEKTAARAQQEGKAAPAPLKFEGLNVLEPLAATGLRSLRYLKELGADVKQAVANDLDPNALLAMKKNEHLNGIPPGKLHATCSEGAQLMYTLSRPGNLQHGTIKKIQSLPAGSSIPSTFDMRPSNFGPSLPPLSLFLTSRTSSRRCAGDDAGVATSEDNGHCAGEAADAGSSTSGGCRDGAADKTQKSPPSLSENPDEGRSNAGETRPEDLPLFFDVVDVDPYGSVAPFLDAAVQAVRPGGLLCLTSTDMPVLCGNSPEVTFYKYGGAALKARYMHEMALRLVLHAANASAAKYKRIVVPLLSCSVDFYVRIFVQVLESAEGCKDLHSQSAIVHQCVNCDSFRILPLGSEVCGTPKEAPEGCESTVMKAKGDGRNGRSAGGSRKRKAALVAEEVKGRCSECQSRLVIGGPFYKGPLYQSAFVQACLDLCDTAKELLPGLTMVTRIKGLLTAVKEELHEVPLYYHLPTMCNRVKLEMIKPSHFKAALVRLGYKVSHFHREPQAIKTDAPATVVFDILRTHAQKHPPKEPEKFSLLQKGISTKDIDMTPMPGVNSQSPNVPKWLPNPTPYWGPKSRASSHSKQNRSGCSPSSQKKPRIDEADCSENPLV from the exons ATGGCTCgtccagcggcagcggcagatgCCGCAACGGCAACTGCGTCCCCACACGGTCACCGTCGCTGCGAAGATGAGACACAGACAAGCTCGGACTTCATTCGAGAGGGCCTGGTACGAATAATGAGTACCGGCGACAATGAAGTTTTCTACAATCCGGTCCAGGTGTTCAACCGAGACCTGTCAATTATGGTCATCAAGGtcttcgcgctgcagcagcgacaggaAATTCAACGTAGAG GAGAGAAGaccgcagctcgcgctcaGCAGGAAGGCAAagcggctcctgcgccgctcaAGTTTGAAGGATTGAACGTGTTGGAGCCTCTCGCAGCGACAG GGCTGCGGTCTCTGAGGTACCTGAAAGAGCTCGGCGCCGATGTGAAACAAGCGGTGGCGAACGACTTGGACCCCAACGCTCTTCTAGCAATGAAAAAAAATGAGCATCTCAACGGCATCCCACCGGGCAAGCTCCACG CAAcctgcagcgaaggcgctcaACTGATGTACACTCTGTCAAGGCCCGGAAACCTGCAGCACGGGACCATCAAGAAGATCCAGTCTCTGCCTGCGGGCAGCTCAATCCCATCAACATTCGACATGAGGCCATCGAATTTCGGGccgtctcttcctcctctatCGCTCTTTCTTACATCTCGAACTAGCtcccggcgctgcgccggtgATGACGCTGGGGTAGCTACTTCGGAAGACAACGGCCACTGCGctggcgaagccgcggatgCTGGGAGCAGCACCTCTggaggctgccgcgacgGTGCCGCGGACAAAACGCAAAAAAGTCCACCTTCGCTTTCGGAGAATCCGGACGAAGGGCGGAGTAAcgcaggagagacgcgccccGAGGATCTTCCTCTATTCTTCGACGTTGTCGACGTCGACCCCTACGGGAGTGTCGCTCCATTTTTAGATGCCGCGGTCCAAGCTGTGCGCCCTGGTGGACTGCTCTGCCTGACTTCCACTGATATGCCTGTTCTCTGTGGAAACTCACCCGAGGTCACGTTCTACAAATACGGAGGAGCAGCGTTGAAGGCGAGGTATATGCACGAAATGGCCCTCAG ACTAGTGCTGCACGCCGCAAATGCAAGCGCAGCCAAGTACAAAAGGATCGTAGTGCCGCTTCTTTCGTGTAGCGTGGACTTCTACGTCCGCATCTTCGTCCAGGTTCTCGAATCGGCGGAAGGATGCAAGGACCTTCACAGTCAGTCAGCCATA GTTCACCAGTGCGTAAACTGCGACAGCTTCCGAATCCTGCCGTTGGGATCCGAAGTCTGTGGAACGCCAAAAGAAGCTCCTGAGGGCTGTGAGTCCACCGTAATGAAGGCGAAAGGCGATGGCCGTAATGGGAGGTCTGCGGGCGGgtcgaggaagcggaaagcAGCTCTCGTGGCGGAGGAGGTGAAAGGACGCTGCAGCGAGTGCCAGAGTCGCCTCGTTATTGGCGGTCCATTCTACAAAGGCCCTCTCTACCAGTCG GCTTTCGTTCAAGCATGTTTAGACCTATGCGATACGGCAAAGGAGCTCCTGCCGGGTCTCACAATGGTGACGCGGATCAAGGGGCTTCTCACTGCCGTCAAAGAA GAACTTCACGAGGTGCCCCTTTATTACCACTTGCCCACGATGTGCAACAGGGTCAAGCTCGAAATGATAAAGCCCTCCCACTTCAA AGCTGCCTTAGTTCGATTGGGCTACAAGGTGTCTCACTTTCATCGAGAGCCTCAAGCCATAAAGACAGATGCTCCAGCGACGGTGGTCTTTGACATCCTCCGGACGCACGCACAGAAGCATCCACCGAAGGAACCAGAGAAgttctctcttctccagAAAGGCATCTC CACAAAGGACATTGATATGACCCCGATGCCTGGCGTCAACAGCCAGTCCCCCAACGTCCCTAAGTGGCTGCCCAACCCGACTCCTTACTGGGGTCCTAAAAGTCGTGCCAGTTCGCACTCAAA GCAAAATAGGTCGGGCTGCTCCCCCAGTTCTCAGAAGAAGCCCAGGATTGACGAGGCGGACTGCTCGGAAAACCCCTTAGTGTGA
- a CDS encoding putative preprocathepsin c precursor (encoded by transcript BESB_050510) yields MKISFFSVVAAGGLGLSDVLGVWTFTIGTDRSERPTSCGGGAPNSNLENLQPELSNYASWLTSQGQLENKIVLTLTDKLLRRNNDVAPRNQWTYLAVTLPSNPDAPVGTWTMVYDEGFEKRFEILFDKLFPGTSPTLFESLLSAQSILSCSPYNQGCDGGYPFLVGKHAKEFGLGTTQCQKYAASHDPRIAPCEMNIGAVKRTPEHSARGCGPDDRWYAKDYNYVGGFYEGCSGEKMMDEIYHHGPVVVAIDAPDTLFMYQSGLFNAQPSEHGKICDIPKQGFNGWEYTNHAVAVVGWGEDA; encoded by the exons ATGAAAATTTCCTTCTTCAGCGTCGTTGCGGCGGGAGGGCTGGGTTTG AGTGACGTACTGGGGGTTTGGACGTTTACTATCGGGACAGATCGAAGTGAACGACCGACGTCTTGCGGTGGTGGTGCACCTAATAGTAATCTTGAGAACCTGCAACCAG AACTGAGCAATTATGCCTCGTGGCTCACATCTCAGGGCCAATTAGAGAACAAGATAGTCTTGACCCTGACGGACAAGCTGCTGAGAAGAAATAACGACGTAGCACCAAGAAATCAATGGACTTATTTGGCAGTTACTCTCCCTTCCAACCCTGACGCTCCAGTGGGAACTTGGACAATGGTGTATGACGAAGGTTTCGAG AAGAGATTCGAAATTCTATTCGATAAGCTCTTTCCTGGAACCAGCCCAACACTCTTCGAgtctctgctgtctgcgcaGTCCATTTTGAGTTGTTCT CCGTACAACCAAGGTTGCGACGGCGGATATCCATTTCTTGTGGGCAAGCACGCTAAGGAATTCGGTCTAGGAACGACACAGTGCCAG AAATACGCTGCTAGTCATGACCCTCGCATTGCCCCTTGTGAAATGAA CATTGGAGCTGTGAAAAGAACACCAGAACATTCCGCTCGTGGCTGCGGGCCGGATGACCGCTG GTATGCAAAGGATTACAACTACGTTGGAGGTTTCTACGAGGGCTGTAGTGGGGAAAAAATGATGGATGAGATTTACCATCACGG GCCCGTCGTCGTAGCGATCGATGCCCCTGACACTCTTTTTATGTATCAGAGCGGACTCTTTAATGCCCAGCCATCCGAGCATGGCAAAATATGCGACATTCCTAAGCAGGGATTCAATG GATGGGAGTACACTAACCACGCAGTTGCGGTTGTCGGGTGGGGAGAAGACGCGTAA
- a CDS encoding hypothetical protein (encoded by transcript BESB_050520): MSDRTGPEDTKTKGQTGGASDRPSKLNAQVQQLFARMQQEIEDEKPANVIFFIVDFLCKHYPEHLQGFATIWNADPELERERLGVVEFFRAQKLPTEIATHFTNAGFDTLETLCTLTSESLDDIEKFNQVRWLPGHKVRLQQTFADIAGRVRSFTEEKENLVRAMRGSMYCHHPQLMSKPNLVPSSPVTVIQGSAPPAATGCCFSSPSSAPLALPASTTTYRALPYSTVYQ, translated from the exons ATGTCTGACAGAACGGGACCAGAAGACACCAAGACCAAGGGTCAGACTGGAGGTGCAAGTGACCGGCCTAGCAAACTCAATGCTCAAGTTCAGCAACTGTTTGCTCGAATGCAGCAG GAAATCGAAGATGAAAAGCCTGCCAACGTCATTTTCTTTATCGTTGACTTCCTTTGCAAGCACTATCCTGAGCACCTTCAAGGTTTCGCAACAATCTGGAATGCAG ATCCCGAGCTAGAGCGGGAGAGACTCGGCGTCGTGGAGTTTTTCCGTGCGCAAAAGCTGCCTACTGAGATCGCAACTCATTTCACAAACGCCGGATTTGATACC CTGGAGACTCTGTGCACGCTTACATCCGAATCTTTGGATGACATAGAGAAGTTCAACCAAGTTCGCTGGCTCCCGGGACACAAAGTCAGACTTCAG CAAACATTCGCCGACATCGCTGGTCGCGTTCGGTCCTTCACTGAGGAGAAAGAAAATCTGGTACGCGCGATGAGAGGATCCATGTACTGCCATCACCCTCAACTAATGAGCAAGCCCAACTTGGTTCCATCTTCACCTGTCACAGTCATCCAGGgctcagcgccgcctgcggccacTGGCTGCTGTTTCTCATCGCCGagttctgcgcctctcgctctcccggCATCAACGACGACTTACCGTGCGCTCCCATACAGTACTGTGTATCAGTAG
- a CDS encoding hypothetical protein (encoded by transcript BESB_050530), with protein MGGTKEGEASPLAEGPVLPQKTEPAGGLRRRHQVKAGSSSSSSRRPTVANDHHSSGEENAPEAVVSSAAFDAPSLARAQKDASASFSPEQPEEENKAVEALTLPGVRVQESSSPSSSAPDTDSGEKARQAKRAEARTSSPSLAPTSSSSASASLPAPASRAQRLFIEITAEIREFLDKMGPSIAGEYTTRTAIDLDRLMELVTKYNKNRAKAAHVRVSDLVEKSYIVGKAPPPAAVDVDALPASERFRLLSEERKYRATVKKLFGTTEEDVFANYTQSMALGVNALIGIFLMFLAGYWVAEYSGVRDFTTKVIVGVICSFGCLILEVALLLLHDYVLQRKQKRKTAARGPQTLNPREMFPR; from the exons ATGGGGGGGACCAAAGAAGGGGAAGCCTCGCCGCTTGCTGAGGGCCCTGTCCTCCCTCAAAAAACCGAACCCGCGGGAGGGTTGCGGAGGCGTCACCAAGTGAAAGCTgggtcttcctcctcttcttccaggcGGCCAACGGTTGCGAACGATCACCACAGTAGCGGCGAAGAGAATGCCCCAGAGGCTGTCGTctcgtccgcggccttcgacgctccctcgctcgctcgcgctcagAAAGACGCTTCAGCGTCCTTTTCTCCCGAGCAGCCTGAAGAGGAAAATAAAGCAGTGGAAGCGTTGACTCTCCCAGGGGTGCGCGTCCAggagtcttcttcgccttcgagtTCTGCGCCCGACACAGACTCGGGCGAGAAAGCTCGTCAGGCCAAAAGGGCGGAAGCGCGgacttcctcgccctctctcgcgccgacTTCCTCCTCATCTGCTTCGGCCTCTCTTCCTGCTCCCGCCTCTAGAGCTCAGCGCCTCTTCATCGAAATAACTGCGGAAATTCGAGAGTTCCTCGATAAAATGGGCCCCAGCATCGCCGGAGAATACACGACTCGCACTGCGATCGACTTGGACCGGCTCATGGAACTG GTCACCAAGTACAACAAAAACCGCGCCAAAGCTGCGCATGTGCGCGTCAGCGACTTGGTTGAGAAATCCTACATCGTTG GAaaggctcctccgccggctgcggtGGACGTCGACGCACTGCCCGCCAGCGAGAGATTTCGACTTCTCTCTGAGGAAAGGAAGTATCGCGCCACAGTGAAGAAGCTCTTCGGCACCACGGAGGAGGACGTGTTCGCGAACTACACACAAAGCATGGC GCTTGGCGTCAACGCACTAATTGGAATCTTCCTCATGTTTCTAGCTGGCTACTGGGTAGCGGAGTATTCTGGCGTCCGCGACTTCACAACC AAGGTGATTGTTGGCGTGATTTGCTCCTTCGGGTGTCTCATTCTCGAAGTtgcgcttctcctcctccacgACTACGTGCTCCAGCGGAAGCAGAAACGGAAGACAGCGGCCAGGGGGCCGCAAACGCTGAATCCGAGAGAGATGTTTCCGCGATGA
- a CDS encoding putative anaphase promoting complex subunit 11 (encoded by transcript BESB_050540) — MQSREPVTANEALLLRASCLAPHHRVRVRHIHFVGGWRWKGIPPDEKCGICSNAFEVHCNACDKPGEACPPAFGACGHVFHLHCIGTWLSREDALRENQAGCPLCRRPWRFKTASETPAANEGGPGETPSR, encoded by the exons ATGCAGTCCCGCGAGCCCGTCACGGCgaacgaggcgctgctgctgcgtgcctcatgcctcgcgccgcaccaccgcgtgcgcgtccgcCACATTCACTTCGTGGGCGGCTGGAGGTGGAAGGGCATCCCGCCCGACGAGAAGTGCGGCATCTGCAGCAACGCCTTCGAAGTGCATTGCAACGCGTGCGACAAACCCGGGGAAGCCTGTCCGCCGGCCTTCGGAGCGTGTGGTCACGTCTTCCACCTTCACTGCATCG GGACGTGGCTgagcagagaagacgctCTGCGCGAGAATCAGGCTGGCTGCCCGCTTTGCCGGCGACCGTGGCGCTTCAAAACTGCGAGCGAAACTCCTGCGGCGAACGAGGGAGGGCCCGGCGAGACCCCCTCGCGCTGA